In Strix aluco isolate bStrAlu1 chromosome Z, bStrAlu1.hap1, whole genome shotgun sequence, the sequence GCAAAGCAATGCTTTTGTTAAACAgcttttcctagcatttttaaacCCCATTATTCCCTTCACCCCAGTCTCACTCTTGTGTAGAACGGAGTTTATTAAGAACTCCATTCTTCAAATGCAACAAGCCATTTTGACCGCCATGAGTCAGCAGGAATTATACTGCTAGATAATACACAGAAATCCCAACTTTTTTACCTCGAAACTGAGCACTTCACCCAAATGGAATTTGAGAGtgctttacttttaaaaaagtttggGAGCCAAAACCACCCTCATGGCTGTCAGTTTTTTAACTATCTTTATTGTGGCACTAGTCCATTTTCTTGATTCTGGTAAGAGAGTACTCAGAAAGCATCCTTAACAATGACCTTAACAGTTCCTCAAGACCATCACACCACAACAGGAGACACCTACTTAGAAAGTAAACAAACCACCAGCTTCTGTTAAGTCCCCAGCTGTACCCAGTGTTAACTCTGCAAACATACCTGGCTCAGTCTCTGTTTTCAGtgttactttttcctctcttgaaaTGCTCATTTCTGTCATTTGTTGCGTTACAGGCAAAGCGGCAACAGGCACATTTCTGTTTAAGTACAGTGAAACATGTTGTTTACATTAGTTTTACATTCATAATAAAAGTTTAAACTGTCCAGACCCATTAATAAACTACCTGTTCAATTACTAACTAtcctcaaaacacattttttactctgttttagTTTCCTTAGAAGAAAACAGGCAAAGCTGTAGCTTATTCTCCAGATAAATCAAATACATCAGTCAAACACCAAATATTTTAATCAGTTCTCATTTACACAGACTCATAAAGCACTGTAAGGTAGACTGTccctttttcctctgcagaaactCACTGCAATAGGGCAGGACTATTGCAGGCCTTCCACTTGCTGCACACTCACAGCTCATTCAAACCTCAAAGTAATACCTTCATCTTACCttgatttttcagatgtgctgccagcagcaccttcaCAGTTGTTTAAGCTAGTGTCTGCTCTCTGTACAGATGCAGAGTCTGAGGTAGGACTGTTTGAACCACTGGCTGTTCCTATGTAACAAGAATTTGACAAGTTAGTTATGAAAAAGTTGTAGAATATGTTAGTCAAATAGTCTCGTATACAGCTATGAACCGTCTGCATACGATCTTCACTGCTACTGCATACTACTTCTTAAAAGACAGGCTAAATATATTGTTAACAaccaaaatacagaaattgtATAAGAATATGCTAAAAGAGAGGGAAAGCAAGTTATGGCTGAATGCCAAATGGACCAGAACACATTACACAGAATTTTTATCTTTCATCTTTACTGTGATTTAAAGTAATATTCTCTTTGATATTCATTGTTTTAATACACAGCTTTCAGAAGTTCTCCTGAAAAAATGTTCTGGGATTCCCCGTCACCTTCtatgttgtattttaaaagtattaaaaaaaccaaagccccaCACCCTTACCCATCGGGCTGATTCTATCGCTATTCTGCTGTCGCTGAAGATGCTCTTTGTAGCAAACTGAACACATCCCATTTGTCCTAGGATTTCCATAAAATCCACATCCTGTACTACACAGCATGGGCCCTGGGGTCTGGTTTGTCTCCTGAGTCATCTCGATGCTGTAAATAAAACCAAGAACTGCATTAGGAGCTGGCATGTCACCAAAATCAATTACGGGGTTATAGAATTAAAGTATGTCTGCTCACCCTacacccctcacccccaccctgaAAGCGGTATCAGCATTCTTAAAGAGGGTTATATGGATGTTAATATACCATTCAGTACCGCAACTGTATTGCTAAGTAATGTCGTTATGAACCTTTAAGAGAAGAAAT encodes:
- the ZFAND5 gene encoding AN1-type zinc finger protein 5 isoform X3, producing the protein MTQETNQTPGPMLCSTGCGFYGNPRTNGMCSVCYKEHLQRQQNSDRISPMGTASGSNSPTSDSASVQRADTSLNNCEGAAGSTSEKSRNVPVAALPVTQQMTEMSISREEKVTLKTETEPVVTQPSPSVSQPSTSQSEERAPELPKPKKNRCFMCRKKVGLTGFDCRCGNLFCGLHRYSDKHNCPYDYKAEAAAKIRKENPVVVAEKIQRI
- the ZFAND5 gene encoding AN1-type zinc finger protein 5 isoform X2; this encodes MLSIEMTQETNQTPGPMLCSTGCGFYGNPRTNGMCSVCYKEHLQRQQNSDRISPMGTASGSNSPTSDSASVQRADTSLNNCEGAAGSTSEKSRNVPVAALPVTQQMTEMSISREEKVTLKTETEPVVTQPSPSVSQPSTSQSEERAPELPKPKKNRCFMCRKKVGLTGFDCRCGNLFCGLHRYSDKHNCPYDYKAEAAAKIRKENPVVVAEKIQRI